A single region of the Brachypodium distachyon strain Bd21 chromosome 3, Brachypodium_distachyon_v3.0, whole genome shotgun sequence genome encodes:
- the LOC100838304 gene encoding xyloglucan galactosyltransferase KATAMARI1 homolog, producing the protein MMKRHHAADLPASSGGEMHAGTGKAACKLDKGRSTSSCPRLCCLLVLCTTVSMLVIHCYDYGHADTGVEHGRSSSSSPLHGIRKMSSISAKPANNGDRIRGDLCAGRYVYVQELPPHFNSDMARDCEALSEWTEAGKCKHTANGGFGPPQPSSGVEETVLFQGQETGGWYDTEEHALDIIFHDRVKRYECLTADSSLASAVFVPFYAGLDVARHLPGKGRYHVATRDEMALAMVEFVTARPEWRALGGRDHFFVAGRGTWDFRRSQDDGGGWGNKLFLLPAVRNMTALVVEASPWHLNDAAVPYPTGFHPTTDEHVFLWQHRLRELKRQSLFAFFVSGAPQGTEEDPKSVSSHLVKQCAASSACSLVRDEDSSPAAAGIMKLYQSSTFCLHPRGGAGDAYTRRSIFDAILAGCIPVFFHPGTAYVQYTWHLPRDHARYSVYIPEEDVLRAGAGNNNASSSSSVEETLRKIPPDAVERMRAAVVELIPTVIYADTSSRLEASSVPDAFDVAVEAVIKKVTKLRKDLVEGRAEDEKLGKFGWKYPLLGEGHKVEDPHEWDSLFAYN; encoded by the coding sequence ATGATGAAGAGGCACCACGCGGCCGATTTGCCGGCGTCGTCGGGCGGCGAGATGCACGCGGGGACGGGCAAGGCAGCGTGCAAGCTTGACAAGGGCCGTAGCACTAGCAGCTGCCCCCGCCTCTGTTGCCTCCTCGTCCTGTGCACCACCGTCTCCATGCTGGTGATCCACTGCTACGACTACGGCCATGCCGATACCGGCGTCGAGCACGGCCGTtcgtcttcgtcctcgccgctgCACGGCATTCGCAAGATGTCCTCCATCTCGGCGAAGCCTGCCAATAACGGCGATCGGATCAGGGGAGACCTGTGCGCCGGGCGGTACGTGTACGTGCAGGAGCTGCCTCCCCACTTCAACTCGGACATGGCCCGGGACTGCGAGGCGCTGTCCGAGTGGACGGAGGCCGGCAAGTGCAAGCACACGGCCAACGGCGGCTTCGGCCCGCCGCAGCCGAGCAGCGGCGTCGAGGAGACGGTTCTCTTCCAGGGCCAGGAGACAGGCGGGTGGTACGACACCGAGGAGCACGCCCTGGACATCATCTTCCACGACCGGGTCAAACGGTACGAGTGCCTGACCGCCGactcctccctcgcctccgccgtcttCGTCCCGTTCTACGCCGGCCTCGACGTGGCGCGGCACCTCCCGGGGAAGGGACGCTACCACGTGGCCACGCGGGACGAGATGGCGCTGGCCATGGTGGAGTTCGTGACGGCGCGGCCCGAGTGGCGCGCCCTTGGGGGACGCGACCACTTCTTCGTGGCCGGCCGCGGCACGTGGGACTTCCGGCGGAGCCAGGACGATGGAGGCGGGTGGGGGAACAAGCTCTTCCTCCTGCCCGCCGTCCGGAACATGACGGCGCTCGTCGTGGAGGCCAGCCCGTGGCACCTCAacgacgccgccgtcccgtACCCGACCGGCTTCCACCCGACCACCGACGAGCACGTCTTCCTCTGGCAGCACCGCCTGCGAGAACTCAAGCGCCAGTCCCTCTTCgccttcttcgtctccggcgcgCCCCAAGGCACCGAAGAGGACCCCAAGTCCGTATCAAGCCACCTCGTGAAGCAGTGCGCGGCGTCCTCCGCCTGCTCGCTGGTACGAGACGAAGACTCCtccccggcagcggcgggaaTCATGAAGCTGTACCAGAGCTCGACGTTCTGCCTCCACccgcggggcggcgccggcgacgcgtACACGCGCAGGTCGATCTTCGACGCCATCCTCGCGGGCTGCATCCCGGTCTTCTTCCACCCGGGCACGGCGTACGTGCAGTACACGTGGCACCTGCCCAGGGACCACGCCCGTTACTCCGTGTACATCCCCGAGGAGGACGTGCTGCGTGCGGGCGCGGGGAACAACaacgccagcagcagcagcagcgtggAGGAGACGCTGAGGAAGATCCCGCCGGACGCCGTCGAGAGGATGAGGGCGGCCGTCGTGGAGCTCATCCCGACGGTGATCTACGCGGACACGTCGTCCAGGCTCGAGGCATCGTCGGTGCCGGACGCGTTCGACGTGGCGGTCGAGGCCGTCATTAAGAAGGTGACCAAGTTGAGGAAAGACCTCGTCGAGGGCCGCGCGGAGGACGAGAAACTAGGCAAGTTTGGCTGGAAGTATCCATTGTTGGGAGAAGGGCACAAGGTTGAGGACCCCCATGAATGGGATTCATTGTTTGCATACAACTAA
- the LOC100825429 gene encoding uncharacterized protein LOC100825429, translated as MAERKRARVEAEAEEWQRRKRGRRRQRRGRRKKRGDPVEVLGEEVMGLVMELLDARSVARCTAVSRAWYGVAADNRLWAPKCAELMAGKAHIPRLTTIRTASKLSTYSMAITDGKRSRITKEDLCDHAWEYSFTTAAPEYWRNLDPSWKRTGPPMRRYFHHDGYHSADPHDAVWGGHECEYTVITSFVGDGQIRDHYVRINRWPPMKVSRKEDWSWELSNNLYRYNSIPDADDKGCTGPLFPVW; from the exons ATGGCGGAGCGGAAGCGGGCGCgcgtggaggcggaggcggaggagtgGCAGAGgcggaagagggggaggagaagaCAGAGGCGgggcaggaggaagaagaggggcgACCCGGTGGAAGTGCTGGGGGAGGAGGTGATGGGGCTGGTGATGGAGCTCCTGGACGCGCGCAGCGTGGCACGATGCACGGCGGTCTCCCGCGCCTGGTACGGGGTCGCCGCTGACAACCGCCTCTGGGCACCCAAG TGTGCTGAGTTGATGGCGGGAAAGGCACACATTCCTCGTTTGACAACGATCCGCACTGCATCGAAGTTGTCTACCTATTCAATGGCCATCACGGATGGCAAACGG AGTCGGATCACAAAAGAGGATCTCTGTGATCATGCTTGGGAATATTCCTTCACTACA GCAGCACCAGAATACTGGAGGAACCTTGATCCTTCATGGAAGCGTACTGGTCCACCAATGCGGCGGTACTTCCACCATGATGGTTACCACAGCGCAGACCCTCATGATGCGGTTTGGGGTGGCCATGAGTGCGAGTACACGGTCATTACAAGCTTTGTTGGTGATGGACAAATCAGGGATCATTATGTGAGGATCAACCGATGGCCACCAATGAAAGTGTCAAGGAAGGAGGATTGGAGCTGGGAGCTATCCAATAACCTATATCGCTACAACAGCATCCCTGATGCTGACGATAAAGGATGTACAGGTCCTCTGTTCCCAGTCTGGTGA